One Nocardia sp. BMG111209 DNA segment encodes these proteins:
- a CDS encoding IS30 family transposase, protein MREVTGRAPMRSPGHPGHQRIVERRFWDEIAEGLLPTEAAVAVGVSPVKGTRWFRDAGGMSPYSWSPPGGRYLSFAEREEIALLRVQGKGVRQIAQVLGRSPSTISRELRRNAATRGGTLDYRASVAQWKAELFARRPKVAKLSENQQLRDYVQQRLAGRIADSKGRIVAGPRTGAWTGRNKPHRSDREWVQAWSPEQISRRLKIDFPGDASMRISHEAIYQALYIHGRGALDRELILNLRTGRSLRMPRARSKRVAWAHITADVLISERPAEAEDRATVGHWEGDLIIGTDRSAIGTLVDRTTRFTVLVHLPREHGWRETAPVKNGPALSGYGALSMNKALAAALKKVPAPMLKSLTWDRGKELSAHAALTSKTGIPVFFADPHSPWQRGTNENTNGLLRQYFPKGTDLSRWTARDLDAVAHTLNTRPRKVLGWRTPAEAMAHHLQSLQQQSVASTS, encoded by the coding sequence ATGCGAGAGGTGACCGGTCGTGCGCCGATGCGGTCACCGGGACATCCTGGCCACCAGCGGATAGTGGAGCGCCGTTTCTGGGACGAGATCGCCGAGGGGCTGCTGCCGACGGAAGCGGCTGTCGCAGTGGGGGTATCGCCTGTCAAGGGCACTCGATGGTTCCGTGATGCTGGCGGGATGTCGCCGTATTCGTGGAGCCCGCCGGGTGGCCGCTATCTGTCGTTCGCCGAGCGTGAGGAGATCGCGTTGCTGCGGGTGCAGGGCAAGGGTGTTCGGCAGATCGCGCAGGTGCTGGGCCGTAGCCCGTCCACCATCTCCCGGGAACTACGGCGCAACGCCGCCACCCGCGGCGGCACGCTCGACTACCGCGCCTCGGTTGCCCAGTGGAAGGCGGAGCTGTTCGCCCGGCGTCCGAAGGTAGCGAAACTGTCTGAGAATCAACAGCTTCGGGACTATGTCCAGCAGCGGCTCGCCGGTCGGATCGCCGACTCGAAGGGCAGGATCGTGGCCGGCCCGCGGACCGGAGCGTGGACCGGCCGCAACAAGCCCCACCGCTCGGACCGGGAATGGGTGCAGGCGTGGAGTCCTGAGCAGATCTCCCGGCGACTGAAGATCGATTTTCCCGGCGACGCGTCGATGCGGATCAGCCACGAAGCGATCTATCAGGCGCTGTATATCCACGGGCGTGGTGCGCTGGATCGTGAACTGATCCTGAACCTGCGCACCGGCAGGTCGCTGCGCATGCCACGAGCCCGATCCAAGCGGGTGGCCTGGGCGCACATCACCGCGGACGTGCTGATCAGCGAGCGGCCCGCCGAGGCCGAGGACCGTGCGACCGTGGGGCATTGGGAAGGCGACCTCATCATCGGCACCGACCGCTCCGCGATCGGCACCCTGGTCGACCGGACCACCCGATTCACCGTCCTGGTCCACCTGCCACGCGAACACGGATGGAGGGAGACGGCGCCGGTCAAGAACGGCCCGGCTCTCAGCGGCTACGGAGCACTGTCGATGAACAAGGCACTGGCTGCGGCGTTGAAGAAGGTTCCCGCCCCGATGCTGAAGTCCCTGACCTGGGATCGAGGGAAAGAACTGTCCGCACACGCGGCACTGACATCGAAGACTGGCATCCCGGTCTTCTTCGCCGACCCCCACAGCCCCTGGCAACGCGGAACGAACGAGAACACCAACGGCCTTCTACGGCAATATTTCCCGAAGGGCACTGATCTATCACGTTGGACCGCAAGGGATCTCGATGCGGTCGCTCACACACTCAACACGCGCCCACGGAAAGTGCTCGGATGGCGCACTCCGGCCGAAGCGATGGCGCATCACCTACAATCACTGCAACAGCAAAGTGTTGCGTCGACCAGTTGA
- a CDS encoding integrase core domain-containing protein, protein MSFTESLALQGLSASIGSVGDAYDNALAESIIGLFKTEVVNRHGPFKTLAEVEFALMEWADWYNNARLHSRLDYLTPTEYETAYYAQQPPRRPALV, encoded by the coding sequence GTGAGCTTCACTGAATCGCTTGCCCTGCAGGGACTCTCGGCATCCATAGGGTCGGTTGGGGACGCCTACGACAATGCCCTGGCCGAATCCATCATCGGCCTGTTCAAAACCGAAGTGGTCAACCGGCACGGCCCCTTCAAAACCCTCGCCGAGGTCGAATTCGCGCTCATGGAATGGGCCGACTGGTACAACAACGCCCGCCTGCACTCCAGACTGGACTACCTCACCCCCACCGAATACGAGACCGCCTACTACGCTCAACAACCACCACGCCGACCGGCGCTGGTCTGA
- a CDS encoding transposase, whose translation MLGSTRRRFTDEYRAQAVGFVRDEGRPVAEVARNIGVHEMTLRNWLKKAKESGGGDSADRDLTDSERAELERLRAENAELKMQVAFAKKVATWFAKDQR comes from the coding sequence GTGTTGGGATCGACGCGGCGTAGGTTTACTGATGAGTACAGGGCTCAGGCGGTAGGATTCGTCCGGGATGAAGGTCGGCCGGTGGCTGAGGTGGCGCGGAATATCGGTGTCCACGAGATGACGTTGAGGAATTGGTTGAAGAAGGCGAAGGAATCCGGTGGCGGTGATTCCGCTGATCGGGATTTGACCGACTCGGAGCGGGCCGAGTTGGAGCGTTTGCGTGCGGAGAACGCGGAGCTGAAGATGCAGGTCGCGTTCGCAAAAAAAGTTGCGACCTGGTTCGCGAAAGACCAGCGGTAA
- a CDS encoding IS3 family transposase: protein MAGWVESGDFGVEFMCRELGVSRSGYYAWRGRAVSGRDREDVTLTGLIAAMFEKLRGNPGVRRIHAGLAVAGWRVSRKRVWRLMRAAGLQGRHPKSFRRTTIAGTRPVGAPDLIGRDFATGGGAGRRWCGDITYVKTWSGWAYMATVIDVHDRSVIGWAVADHMRTSLVLEALDMALGRRRPEPGIIFHSDRGAQYTSREFDRYCRRNGIRRSLGRTGSCFDNAVSESLFATYKKELIHTRPWPTVEVLRKATFGWIENYYNVQRRHSALNYLTPMEYALGFREISQIAA, encoded by the coding sequence ATCGCGGGCTGGGTCGAGTCCGGGGATTTCGGTGTCGAATTCATGTGCCGGGAACTGGGTGTTTCCCGGTCGGGGTATTACGCGTGGCGTGGCCGGGCCGTGTCCGGCCGGGACCGGGAGGATGTCACGCTGACCGGGCTGATCGCGGCGATGTTCGAGAAGCTGCGCGGTAATCCGGGTGTGCGCCGGATCCATGCCGGCCTGGCGGTGGCGGGGTGGCGGGTGTCACGTAAGCGGGTGTGGCGGTTGATGCGGGCCGCGGGCCTGCAAGGACGACATCCGAAGTCGTTCCGGCGGACCACGATTGCGGGTACGCGACCGGTCGGCGCGCCGGATCTGATCGGCCGGGACTTCGCTACCGGGGGCGGTGCGGGCCGGCGCTGGTGTGGCGACATCACGTATGTGAAGACCTGGTCCGGGTGGGCGTACATGGCCACGGTGATCGATGTACACGACCGGTCGGTGATCGGGTGGGCCGTGGCGGATCATATGCGTACAAGCCTGGTTTTGGAGGCCCTGGATATGGCGCTCGGGCGTCGCCGGCCGGAGCCGGGTATCATTTTTCACAGCGACCGGGGAGCGCAATATACCTCACGAGAGTTCGACCGGTATTGCCGCCGGAACGGTATCCGCCGTTCCCTCGGTCGGACTGGATCTTGTTTCGATAATGCCGTATCGGAATCACTGTTCGCGACCTACAAGAAAGAGCTGATCCATACCCGTCCGTGGCCGACGGTCGAGGTTCTCCGGAAGGCGACGTTCGGCTGGATCGAGAACTACTACAACGTTCAGCGCAGGCATTCAGCTCTCAACTATTTGACACCAATGGAATATGCGTTAGGATTCAGGGAAATCAGTCAGATCGCGGCTTGA
- a CDS encoding ParB N-terminal domain-containing protein — protein MTNDIDPADRQTPARAVEDTGIPGDETMEAVSESGTEIAVVDAGPLVGAGVVYDAEIVDDHPGARSWEVPVDLLDFEVPADESRYDLGNDPEFVESVRAWGVLEPVTVYPVAGGRYRVARGRRRVLAARLTGRTVPIAIRDATAPGEAEAMIATIAAEMHTNDRRTDYTHRERANRWAQMSLYGASIARIARDTATGKDEVKAALTAVDSRTAMGAVDSGQLSFEQAAVIAEYEQAGDIDAVQRLLSVPAGEFAGAARRIAADRAQITEQFTQSLVFAERGHPFMVREPGAAYTELLEDDYYEPGHLRTADGDEVTRDVIDTHPALWVVLVELRPESVALDKETGEEVDFDVIDWNTRYYPSRTPAEGKRHLDTVTLSDGWEPEFWLPAEHLDASGLVVREDEDYDTPVPGIVDDQHPATGEDDDSDGPQVSDADREAAAEAAREAARVAAEAARQAEEAQREAERRKRAMVIALNREGEAAKAGRCEFVAQLVARKTLPAGAAAFIAETLLYEPELVNRHLSQSTGLELLGLADREKALKHTADASGNRSMVVVYGLVLGAHEARMAKDHWRADTTNSWWGDGPGYRRYLRHLAEQGHTLELVEQVTAGHCELADIDIDALIEDQKARRTQAQADAGEQKAIAA, from the coding sequence ATGACCAATGACATTGATCCGGCCGACCGCCAGACCCCCGCCCGTGCTGTCGAGGACACGGGCATTCCAGGCGACGAAACGATGGAGGCGGTATCCGAGTCCGGTACCGAGATCGCCGTTGTCGACGCCGGGCCGCTGGTTGGCGCTGGTGTCGTCTACGACGCGGAGATCGTGGACGACCACCCCGGAGCCCGTTCGTGGGAGGTGCCGGTGGATCTGCTGGATTTCGAGGTTCCCGCCGACGAATCCCGTTACGACCTGGGCAACGATCCGGAGTTCGTGGAGTCTGTGCGTGCGTGGGGTGTGCTGGAGCCGGTCACGGTGTACCCGGTTGCGGGGGGCCGGTATCGGGTGGCGCGGGGCCGTCGCCGTGTGCTGGCCGCGCGGTTGACCGGGCGTACGGTGCCGATCGCGATCCGTGACGCCACCGCGCCGGGTGAGGCGGAGGCGATGATCGCCACGATCGCGGCCGAGATGCACACCAACGACCGGCGCACCGATTACACACATCGGGAGCGGGCGAACCGGTGGGCGCAGATGTCGTTGTACGGGGCCAGTATCGCCCGGATCGCCCGCGACACCGCCACAGGAAAAGACGAAGTGAAAGCCGCTCTGACGGCCGTCGACTCCCGTACCGCGATGGGCGCAGTGGATTCCGGGCAACTGTCGTTCGAGCAGGCAGCGGTGATCGCCGAGTACGAGCAGGCAGGCGATATCGACGCGGTGCAACGGTTGCTGTCGGTGCCCGCCGGGGAGTTCGCCGGTGCGGCCCGCCGCATCGCCGCCGACCGCGCACAGATCACCGAGCAGTTCACGCAGTCGCTGGTGTTCGCCGAACGCGGGCATCCGTTCATGGTCCGTGAGCCCGGTGCCGCCTATACCGAGTTGCTCGAGGACGACTATTACGAACCGGGCCACTTGCGCACCGCCGACGGCGACGAGGTCACCAGAGATGTGATCGACACACATCCGGCGTTGTGGGTGGTCCTGGTGGAGTTACGCCCGGAATCAGTAGCGCTCGACAAGGAGACTGGCGAAGAGGTCGATTTCGACGTGATCGACTGGAATACCCGCTACTACCCGTCGCGCACCCCGGCCGAGGGAAAACGGCACCTCGACACAGTGACCCTGTCGGACGGGTGGGAACCGGAGTTCTGGTTACCGGCCGAACATCTGGACGCGTCCGGTCTGGTGGTCCGCGAAGACGAGGACTACGACACCCCCGTTCCCGGCATCGTGGACGACCAGCACCCAGCCACCGGCGAGGACGACGACAGCGACGGCCCGCAGGTCAGCGACGCCGACCGCGAAGCCGCCGCCGAAGCGGCCCGGGAAGCGGCACGGGTGGCAGCGGAGGCCGCCCGGCAGGCCGAGGAAGCCCAGCGCGAGGCCGAGCGCCGTAAGCGGGCGATGGTGATTGCGTTGAACCGGGAAGGGGAGGCCGCCAAGGCCGGGCGGTGCGAGTTCGTCGCGCAACTGGTGGCGCGCAAGACGTTACCGGCCGGGGCCGCTGCGTTCATCGCCGAAACCTTGTTGTATGAACCGGAATTGGTGAACCGGCATCTGTCGCAGTCGACCGGGCTGGAGTTGCTCGGGCTCGCCGATCGGGAGAAGGCGTTGAAGCACACCGCCGACGCGTCCGGCAATCGCAGCATGGTCGTGGTGTATGGGCTGGTGTTGGGGGCGCACGAGGCCCGCATGGCCAAGGACCATTGGCGCGCGGACACCACCAACAGTTGGTGGGGCGACGGTCCCGGGTACCGCCGGTATCTGCGCCATCTGGCCGAGCAAGGCCACACCCTGGAGCTGGTGGAACAGGTCACCGCCGGACATTGCGAGCTGGCCGACATCGACATCGATGCGTTGATCGAGGACCAGAAAGCCCGCCGCACCCAGGCCCAGGCCGACGCTGGAGAACAGAAAGCCATCGCCGCCTGA
- a CDS encoding DUF932 domain-containing protein, with the protein MRWISEKYCTRGLLIMSQETSEWLNTQTLIGMTDQRGTAWHYRAEDQGSEPNHYPGYVPAADVRRRLFGWRAEAVAPHYPVPFDAVPETPADPEQPGYRLVQVPGSPFPMMADLTRKIVYRCDTGRPLGVFSSKYPVMQYTDMLLDGLAALITPDGLAVSDDSLGIGSAGLLKGGATAWVQIERPDTVKTREGVDFRSSILASASMDGSLPLTYSAVNQVVVCDNTHAWALREAERSGRMWKLRRRSVLSQLQLRDAREALDMIVEAEQSFAADIAKLCDLTVSRPQFGRLLDDFAPLPDADSGKAARTRAQAKRDQIELLWTSDERVTPWAGTGFGWLQAVNTWQHHVRPVRGDRGGRNTAYAITGKRADADALTLERMFAVLTPA; encoded by the coding sequence ATGCGCTGGATCAGTGAAAAGTATTGCACGAGAGGACTGTTAATCATGTCGCAGGAAACCAGCGAGTGGCTCAACACGCAGACGTTGATCGGGATGACCGACCAGCGTGGCACCGCCTGGCACTACCGCGCCGAAGACCAGGGCAGCGAACCGAACCACTACCCCGGGTATGTGCCCGCCGCCGATGTGCGCCGCCGGTTGTTCGGCTGGCGTGCCGAAGCGGTCGCCCCGCACTATCCGGTGCCGTTCGACGCGGTCCCCGAAACCCCGGCCGATCCCGAACAGCCCGGCTATCGGCTGGTGCAGGTGCCGGGGTCACCGTTTCCGATGATGGCCGACTTGACCCGGAAAATCGTGTACCGCTGCGACACCGGCCGCCCTTTGGGCGTGTTCTCCAGCAAATACCCGGTCATGCAATACACGGACATGTTGCTGGACGGACTCGCCGCCTTGATCACCCCGGACGGACTCGCCGTGTCGGATGATTCGCTGGGTATCGGATCGGCCGGTCTGCTCAAAGGCGGGGCAACGGCATGGGTACAGATCGAACGCCCCGACACCGTGAAAACCCGAGAGGGCGTGGACTTCCGGTCCTCCATCCTGGCATCCGCATCCATGGACGGATCGTTGCCGTTGACCTACAGCGCCGTGAATCAGGTTGTCGTGTGCGACAACACGCACGCATGGGCCTTGCGGGAAGCCGAACGATCCGGCCGCATGTGGAAGCTACGCCGCCGGAGTGTGTTGTCGCAGTTACAGTTACGTGACGCCCGCGAAGCGCTGGACATGATCGTGGAGGCCGAACAGTCGTTCGCTGCCGACATCGCGAAACTCTGCGATCTGACCGTGTCACGGCCCCAGTTCGGGCGGTTGCTCGACGATTTCGCGCCGCTACCCGACGCCGACAGCGGTAAAGCCGCCCGCACCCGCGCGCAGGCGAAGCGGGATCAGATCGAGCTGTTGTGGACTTCCGATGAGCGCGTGACACCGTGGGCAGGAACGGGTTTCGGGTGGTTGCAGGCAGTGAACACGTGGCAGCACCATGTCCGGCCGGTGCGCGGTGACCGGGGCGGACGCAACACCGCGTACGCGATCACCGGCAAACGCGCCGACGCCGACGCACTCACCCTCGAGCGCATGTTCGCCGTCCTCACCCCCGCCTGA
- a CDS encoding LPD29 domain-containing protein: MSITVPDVAKRWKNALRKQWPQIRWSVRTAPRGYFEVVTRWHDGPTRAMVTELGQQWAESNPDAAGPWMHPAALRRDYSPAGYTTVIDAIIRDIPDMPIPRTPDGGLDIRAARAVTRAGPVRVAGRWYGRDHVYDLVAIVELVAAHHDYTTMSEL; the protein is encoded by the coding sequence ATGAGTATCACGGTCCCCGACGTGGCGAAACGATGGAAGAACGCCCTCCGGAAGCAATGGCCACAGATCCGATGGTCGGTCCGCACCGCGCCGCGCGGATACTTCGAGGTGGTCACCCGATGGCACGACGGCCCCACCCGCGCTATGGTCACCGAGCTCGGGCAACAGTGGGCCGAATCCAACCCCGACGCCGCCGGGCCATGGATGCACCCCGCCGCACTACGGCGCGACTACAGCCCGGCCGGATACACCACCGTCATCGACGCGATCATTCGCGACATCCCGGACATGCCGATTCCCCGGACCCCTGATGGTGGTCTGGACATCCGCGCGGCCCGCGCGGTCACCAGGGCCGGGCCGGTGCGCGTCGCCGGACGCTGGTATGGCCGCGACCACGTCTACGACCTGGTGGCGATCGTCGAACTGGTTGCCGCACACCACGACTACACCACAATGTCAGAGCTGTAG
- a CDS encoding NYN domain-containing protein, producing MNIRTFLDAGVARQNGRHRIRLFSRSATRPAAPAPTICAGAGHDPDASGAVAVFIDAENVAAARIGAVLESVRQLGPVQIVRAYGDWSTPHQGWRHAMQAHGIFGRHVPAMVRGKNAADHAIVAEAIEFRHTTGIRTMVIVSSDSDFTHLAFHLRETGCSVHGYGDRKVVPAFAAACTRFVYLDTLNAARSVTPAPTKQAAAVRKPVPVPVPKAGTATAKAHAGMSAAVVSEVLAVVGAVADSGGLSQLPKVTKRMHDTRLTEKLPTETARKHPGKYLKNCGLFDVVEHHATSGNSTTTCLRIKPQYTR from the coding sequence ATGAACATCCGGACCTTCCTCGATGCCGGTGTTGCCCGGCAGAACGGACGTCACCGCATCCGACTGTTCAGCCGGTCCGCAACCCGGCCGGCTGCCCCGGCGCCCACGATCTGCGCCGGCGCGGGACACGACCCCGACGCCAGTGGCGCGGTCGCGGTGTTCATCGACGCGGAAAACGTGGCGGCGGCCAGGATCGGCGCGGTACTCGAGTCGGTTCGGCAGCTGGGGCCGGTGCAGATCGTGCGCGCCTACGGTGATTGGTCCACCCCTCACCAGGGCTGGCGGCATGCGATGCAGGCGCACGGGATCTTCGGCCGCCACGTCCCGGCCATGGTCCGCGGGAAGAACGCCGCCGATCACGCGATCGTCGCCGAGGCGATCGAGTTCCGACACACCACCGGGATCCGGACGATGGTCATCGTGTCCAGCGATTCCGACTTCACCCACCTGGCGTTCCATCTGCGCGAGACCGGATGCAGCGTGCACGGCTACGGAGACCGGAAAGTGGTACCCGCCTTTGCTGCCGCCTGCACCAGGTTCGTCTACCTCGACACCCTCAACGCCGCCCGATCGGTGACTCCGGCGCCGACAAAACAGGCCGCCGCCGTCCGGAAACCGGTACCGGTACCTGTGCCGAAGGCGGGAACCGCGACTGCGAAGGCGCACGCCGGCATGTCCGCAGCGGTGGTATCGGAAGTTTTGGCGGTGGTGGGCGCGGTGGCCGACAGCGGCGGGCTGTCCCAGCTGCCGAAGGTGACCAAACGAATGCACGACACGCGTCTCACCGAGAAACTGCCGACGGAGACAGCCCGCAAACACCCCGGCAAATACCTCAAGAACTGTGGCCTGTTCGACGTCGTCGAGCATCACGCAACCAGCGGCAACTCCACCACCACCTGCCTGCGGATCAAACCGCAGTACACCCGGTAG
- a CDS encoding DivIVA domain-containing protein, with protein MTGHNDNPKFGGGPGSYNADEVDAYLDLVEQELSGLIDEKTTCGPPSASVTSSSPSCANDSATTTPSNPHHAS; from the coding sequence GTGACCGGACACAACGACAACCCGAAATTCGGTGGCGGACCGGGCAGCTACAACGCCGACGAGGTGGACGCGTACCTCGACCTCGTCGAGCAGGAACTCTCGGGCCTGATCGACGAAAAGACGACCTGCGGACCGCCCTCGGCAAGCGTGACATCGTCATCGCCCAGCTGCGCGAACGACTCGGCGACAACGACTCCGAGTAACCCTCACCACGCCAGCTGA
- the mobC gene encoding plasmid mobilization protein, producing the protein MTDDRHDDVPVIWFPVASRTRAQRRRRQANILGGRAKAHCVKVTPEQELELVARAERAKLSVSRLMVEAALSSAGRGVGAHRDIADRLIGIERLIANIANNINQIATVANSTGVVDDVRLTANIALLRNRLGAVLDGFDAGHDGAGTAA; encoded by the coding sequence ATGACCGACGACCGGCACGATGACGTGCCCGTGATTTGGTTTCCGGTGGCATCTCGTACACGCGCGCAGCGGCGTCGGCGGCAAGCCAATATCCTCGGAGGCCGGGCGAAGGCCCACTGTGTGAAGGTCACCCCGGAACAGGAACTGGAACTCGTCGCGCGTGCGGAGCGGGCGAAGCTGTCGGTGTCGCGGCTGATGGTGGAGGCCGCGTTGTCCAGCGCCGGGCGCGGTGTCGGCGCGCACCGCGATATCGCGGACCGCCTGATCGGCATCGAGCGGCTGATCGCCAACATCGCGAACAACATCAACCAGATCGCCACGGTCGCCAACTCCACTGGCGTTGTCGACGACGTCCGGCTGACGGCGAACATAGCGCTACTGCGTAACCGACTCGGGGCCGTACTCGACGGTTTTGATGCCGGCCACGACGGAGCGGGGACCGCAGCGTGA
- a CDS encoding IS3 family transposase — MVRERPAVKFAAIAGWVESGDFGVEFMCRELGVSRSGYYAWRGRAVSGRDREDVTLTGLIAAMFEKLRGNPGVRRIHAGLAVAGWRVSRKRVWRLMRAAGLQGRHPKSFRRTTIAGTRPVGAPDLIGRDFATGGGAGRRWCGDITYVKTWSGWAYMATVIDVHDRSVIGWAVADHMRTSLVLEALDMALGRRRPEPGIIFHSDRGAQYTSREFDRYCRRNGIRRSLGRTGSCFDNAVSESLFATYKKELIHTRPWPTVEVLRKATFGWIENYYNVQRRHSALNYLTPMEYALGFREISQIAA; from the coding sequence CTGGTTCGCGAAAGACCAGCGGTAAAGTTCGCTGCGATCGCGGGCTGGGTCGAGTCCGGGGATTTCGGTGTCGAATTCATGTGCCGGGAACTGGGTGTTTCCCGGTCGGGGTATTACGCGTGGCGTGGCCGGGCCGTGTCCGGCCGGGACCGGGAGGATGTCACGCTGACCGGGCTGATCGCGGCGATGTTCGAGAAGCTGCGCGGTAATCCGGGTGTGCGCCGGATCCATGCCGGCCTGGCGGTGGCGGGGTGGCGGGTGTCACGTAAGCGGGTGTGGCGGTTGATGCGGGCCGCGGGCCTGCAAGGACGACATCCGAAGTCGTTCCGGCGGACCACGATTGCGGGTACGCGACCGGTCGGCGCGCCGGATCTGATCGGCCGGGACTTCGCTACCGGGGGCGGTGCGGGCCGGCGCTGGTGTGGCGACATCACGTATGTGAAGACCTGGTCCGGGTGGGCGTACATGGCCACGGTGATCGATGTACACGACCGGTCGGTGATCGGGTGGGCCGTGGCGGATCATATGCGTACAAGCCTGGTTTTGGAGGCCCTGGATATGGCGCTCGGGCGTCGCCGGCCGGAGCCGGGTATCATTTTTCACAGCGACCGGGGAGCGCAATATACCTCACGAGAGTTCGACCGGTATTGCCGCCGGAACGGTATCCGCCGTTCCCTCGGTCGGACTGGATCTTGTTTCGATAATGCCGTATCGGAATCACTGTTCGCGACCTACAAGAAAGAGCTGATCCATACCCGTCCGTGGCCGACGGTCGAGGTTCTCCGGAAGGCGACGTTCGGCTGGATCGAGAACTACTACAACGTTCAGCGCAGGCATTCAGCTCTCAACTATTTGACACCAATGGAATATGCGTTAGGATTCAGGGAAATCAGTCAGATCGCGGCTTGA
- a CDS encoding relaxase/mobilization nuclease domain-containing protein, with the protein MDRPRRLFGVEVNVPNYLRDADGRPHLDARGRKVKDPARPFTAGHVWHCSLSLRASEGELSDEKWGRIATAYMVRMGFTAEDSGRSPARWIAVRHGVSKGGNDHIHLIASTVRDDGTKVDLWREQKRAQRAAGELEHEYSLQVLESRHTGIGTRGLTRAELPAPTATDHATEPVRWRLERIVRACAVASREEGEFVRRLRNENLIVLPRYATGDIDRIVGYAVAEPTHENCRPVYYAGGKLASDLTLPALRHEWDHDPSSVVEATGEWRAAQNKHATINAQGVETVPVDAVEIHRAASDLKWWNRYLTQIPLDDRDQWARVAARTAGVMAAWSVRTEASPGPLAATARSLAKSAQRPAYTRWHKPARTLTAGGAALIMFQTRHQPAADSYRLVLAQLTHTAEAIRDAHAAMGDLHRAAELDHAIRTELAAVHARYAPTITDSGRQRSPQMQRVLDGALDFTSGTSTDYGRSQPALVETNQMQPDLEHEIHRSEDQRYER; encoded by the coding sequence ATGGACCGGCCCCGGCGGCTGTTCGGTGTCGAGGTGAACGTCCCGAACTACCTGCGCGACGCCGACGGGCGGCCTCACCTCGACGCCCGTGGCCGCAAGGTCAAAGACCCTGCGCGGCCGTTCACTGCCGGGCACGTGTGGCACTGCTCGCTGTCGCTGCGCGCGTCCGAGGGCGAACTGTCCGATGAGAAATGGGGCCGTATCGCGACGGCGTACATGGTGAGGATGGGTTTCACCGCCGAGGATTCCGGTCGGTCTCCCGCGCGATGGATCGCGGTCCGGCACGGGGTATCCAAGGGCGGCAACGATCACATCCACCTCATCGCCTCGACGGTGCGCGACGACGGCACGAAAGTCGACCTGTGGCGCGAACAGAAACGCGCCCAACGCGCGGCCGGGGAACTCGAACACGAATACAGTCTGCAAGTGCTCGAATCCCGCCACACCGGCATCGGCACGCGCGGCCTGACCCGCGCCGAACTGCCTGCGCCTACCGCAACCGATCACGCGACCGAACCGGTGCGGTGGCGACTCGAGCGGATCGTCCGTGCGTGCGCGGTCGCCTCCCGCGAGGAGGGCGAATTCGTGCGCCGGCTCCGCAACGAGAACCTGATCGTCCTGCCCCGCTACGCGACCGGTGACATCGATCGGATCGTGGGTTACGCGGTCGCGGAGCCGACCCACGAGAACTGTCGGCCGGTGTACTACGCAGGCGGCAAACTCGCCTCTGACCTCACACTCCCGGCACTGCGCCACGAATGGGACCACGATCCGAGCTCCGTTGTCGAGGCTACGGGGGAATGGCGTGCCGCGCAGAACAAGCACGCCACGATCAACGCGCAGGGAGTCGAGACCGTACCCGTCGACGCTGTCGAGATTCACCGCGCCGCGTCGGACCTGAAATGGTGGAACCGCTACCTCACGCAGATACCGCTCGACGACCGCGACCAATGGGCACGCGTAGCCGCCCGCACCGCTGGAGTCATGGCCGCCTGGTCGGTACGGACCGAAGCCAGCCCCGGCCCGTTGGCCGCGACCGCACGGTCGCTGGCCAAATCCGCGCAACGGCCTGCCTACACCCGCTGGCACAAACCAGCCCGGACGCTCACCGCAGGCGGTGCCGCACTGATCATGTTCCAGACTCGGCACCAACCCGCGGCGGACTCCTATCGCCTCGTACTCGCCCAGCTGACCCACACCGCCGAAGCAATCCGCGACGCGCACGCCGCGATGGGTGATCTGCACCGCGCCGCCGAACTCGACCACGCCATCCGCACCGAACTCGCCGCCGTCCACGCCCGCTACGCCCCGACGATCACCGACTCCGGCCGGCAGCGTTCCCCACAGATGCAACGCGTACTCGATGGCGCGCTCGACTTCACCAGCGGCACCTCCACCGATTACGGACGCAGCCAACCGGCGCTGGTCGAAACGAACCAGATGCAGCCCGATCTCGAACATGAAATTCACCGGTCCGAAGACCAAAGATACGAACGCTGA